One stretch of Oceanimonas pelagia DNA includes these proteins:
- a CDS encoding BCCT family transporter, which yields MNDSNKEEYGMVSHNSANNHAGACQHASKELAIPRVMGSDLSVISRLIIQVTPPVVIVALIAMVLKNPEGVADVIFDLRTYVTGGFTWLFILYSVFAVAVCGWLVFSKVGKQVRLGGPAAKPEYSNFAWYSMLFACGQGVGLIFWSVAEPIMLRDDSPVVQAVEGDVAAGGIVWTYFHWGFTAWAMYCVVAVCLAYSHHNLGKTLTFREATVDMLPPWAQGPVGVGVELLAIMATVFGLSTSFAFAAMQFTSGLGSFTSIDGGASIWFLVILALGLAAAISAFFGISKGMKLISEANSILSILLVVAAFVFGPTLFILSNITQTFGSYFDHFISMSFWTDAPSSAEPLSSWQQSWNGWWTVFIWCWVIAFSPFVAGFIARISRGRTLREFVVGVTVIPSLIVMIWIGVLGSAAIYYDDKTGRGISAAIGENVSGGLFVMLESIPLVGSLLLVVATVLVATYYVTSLDAGTYALAEFVSAPKRSGAWFRVALVLSIGAVATVLLTIGGSDVVDTVQTGTIIGAFPFSIVILIMIANMIKRLLGRDRSVKELEKVVNNPDPKVALETDSNGDLRAVTSAEPVTNA from the coding sequence ATGAATGACAGTAACAAGGAGGAGTACGGAATGGTAAGTCATAATTCGGCGAACAATCATGCAGGTGCTTGTCAGCATGCCAGTAAGGAGTTGGCTATTCCGCGGGTAATGGGGTCTGACTTGTCAGTGATTAGCAGGTTAATTATTCAAGTGACTCCCCCTGTCGTTATTGTTGCCTTGATTGCCATGGTGTTAAAGAATCCCGAGGGCGTTGCAGATGTTATTTTTGACTTGCGTACCTATGTGACCGGAGGGTTTACCTGGCTATTTATTTTATATTCCGTTTTTGCCGTGGCGGTATGCGGCTGGCTGGTTTTTAGCAAAGTAGGCAAACAGGTGCGATTGGGCGGGCCCGCCGCCAAACCTGAGTACAGTAATTTTGCCTGGTACTCGATGTTATTTGCCTGTGGGCAGGGGGTTGGCTTGATATTCTGGTCAGTCGCCGAGCCGATTATGTTGCGTGATGACAGTCCTGTCGTGCAGGCGGTGGAAGGTGACGTCGCTGCAGGAGGAATTGTATGGACCTATTTCCACTGGGGATTCACTGCCTGGGCCATGTATTGTGTTGTTGCGGTATGTCTGGCTTACTCTCATCATAACCTGGGTAAAACCCTGACATTTCGTGAAGCCACAGTGGATATGTTGCCACCATGGGCTCAAGGGCCGGTTGGCGTGGGGGTTGAACTGTTGGCGATTATGGCAACCGTATTTGGGCTGTCAACGTCTTTTGCTTTTGCTGCCATGCAGTTTACTTCTGGTCTGGGCTCATTTACCTCCATTGATGGTGGTGCCAGCATCTGGTTTTTAGTGATACTTGCTTTGGGGCTTGCGGCTGCCATATCCGCTTTTTTTGGCATTAGTAAAGGCATGAAGCTGATTAGTGAAGCTAACTCGATTTTGAGTATTTTGCTTGTTGTTGCGGCCTTTGTATTTGGCCCAACTCTGTTTATCCTGTCCAATATAACCCAGACTTTCGGCTCATATTTTGACCATTTTATTTCAATGAGCTTCTGGACAGATGCCCCCAGCAGTGCGGAGCCACTGAGTTCCTGGCAGCAGAGCTGGAATGGCTGGTGGACTGTATTTATCTGGTGCTGGGTAATTGCTTTCTCACCTTTTGTTGCCGGGTTTATTGCCCGAATCTCACGCGGTCGTACTCTGCGAGAGTTTGTCGTAGGAGTAACCGTTATACCGTCATTGATTGTAATGATCTGGATTGGTGTGCTGGGTTCTGCCGCTATTTATTATGATGATAAAACCGGTCGTGGAATCTCTGCGGCTATTGGTGAAAATGTGTCCGGCGGACTGTTCGTTATGCTGGAGTCGATTCCTCTGGTTGGCAGTTTGTTGTTGGTGGTGGCCACGGTGTTGGTGGCAACTTATTATGTCACGTCGTTAGATGCCGGAACATATGCGTTGGCAGAGTTTGTTTCGGCACCGAAACGCTCAGGTGCCTGGTTTAGAGTGGCACTGGTTTTAAGTATTGGTGCTGTCGCCACAGTATTGCTGACCATTGGAGGGAGTGATGTAGTGGATACAGTACAGACAGGAACCATTATTGGTGCCTTTCCCTTTTCTATAGTTATCTTGATCATGATTGCCAACATGATAAAGCGGTTACTTGGCAGGGATAGGTCAGTAAAGGAGCTGGAGAAAGTAGTTAATAACCCAGATCCTAAGGTTGCGCTGGAAACTGACAGTAACGGTGATCTTCGAGCCGTTACCAGTGCGGAGCCGGTGACAAACGCTTAG
- a CDS encoding M24 family metallopeptidase codes for MQMPSTLTIPNGEKVRGMFSEAEMRSRQQKLRQYMAASDVDAVLFTSYHNINYFSDFVYCRFGRDYGLAVTQDIHTTITANIDGGQPYRRNALGDNLVYTDWQKDNFFRAVQQLIGGAKRVGVEFDHLSLQNLDKLKAALPEAEFVDIGVPTMKMRMIKSAEEIALIKQGARVADVGGAAIRDAIAVGVPEYEVALAGTQAMVREIARTFPHAELMDTWVWFQSGINTDGAHNPVTSRKIEAGDILSLNTFPMIGGYYTALERTLFSEYASDRHLELWEINCKVHRRGLELIKAGNRCCDIAAELNEIFAEHDVLQYRTFGYGHSFGTLSHYYGREAGLELREDIETVLEPGMVVSMEPMIMLPEGLPGAGGYREHDILVISDSGVENITRFPFGPEHNIIKG; via the coding sequence ATGCAGATGCCCAGCACCCTGACCATTCCCAACGGTGAAAAAGTTCGCGGCATGTTTTCCGAAGCGGAAATGCGTTCCCGCCAGCAGAAACTGCGCCAGTATATGGCCGCCAGCGATGTGGACGCCGTGCTGTTCACCTCCTACCACAACATCAACTACTTCAGCGATTTTGTGTATTGCCGTTTCGGCCGGGATTATGGTCTGGCGGTGACCCAGGACATTCACACCACCATTACCGCCAACATCGACGGCGGCCAGCCCTACCGCCGCAACGCCCTGGGCGACAACCTGGTGTATACCGACTGGCAGAAAGACAACTTCTTCCGCGCCGTGCAGCAGCTGATTGGCGGCGCCAAGCGGGTAGGTGTGGAATTTGACCACCTGAGCCTGCAGAACCTCGACAAGCTCAAGGCGGCGCTGCCGGAAGCCGAGTTCGTGGACATCGGCGTGCCCACCATGAAGATGCGCATGATCAAGTCGGCGGAAGAAATAGCCCTGATCAAGCAGGGTGCCCGGGTGGCCGATGTGGGCGGTGCCGCCATTCGCGACGCCATTGCCGTGGGCGTGCCCGAGTACGAAGTGGCGCTGGCCGGTACTCAGGCCATGGTGCGCGAAATTGCCCGCACTTTCCCCCATGCCGAGCTGATGGACACCTGGGTGTGGTTCCAGTCCGGCATCAACACCGACGGCGCCCACAACCCGGTGACCAGCCGCAAGATTGAAGCCGGCGACATTCTCAGCCTGAACACCTTCCCGATGATCGGCGGTTACTACACCGCGCTGGAGCGGACCCTGTTCAGCGAATACGCCTCCGACCGCCACCTGGAGCTGTGGGAAATCAACTGCAAGGTGCACCGCCGTGGCCTGGAGCTGATCAAGGCCGGCAACCGCTGCTGCGACATTGCCGCCGAGCTGAATGAAATCTTCGCCGAGCACGACGTGCTGCAGTACCGCACCTTTGGTTATGGCCACTCCTTCGGCACCCTGAGCCACTACTACGGCCGTGAAGCGGGCCTGGAGCTGCGGGAAGACATTGAAACCGTGCTGGAGCCGGGCATGGTGGTGTCGATGGAGCCGATGATCATGCTGCCGGAAGGCCTGCCGGGTGCCGGCGGTTACCGCGAGCACGACATTCTGGTGATCAGCGACAGCGGTGTGGAAAACATCACCCGCTTCCCCTTCGGCCCCGAGCACAACATCATCAAGGGCTGA
- a CDS encoding sodium:solute symporter family protein, with translation MENYSFLNWALLLGSFGVLIFIGYLSSRVVKDSDETGFLVAGRSLGPFVGAGTIVATGFSGWGFMGSPGVAYEFGSVEVLGNFFFAPAMVIAVLYFAHFLRRRAEELGSCTIPEYVSQVHGGGQLLERWVKGVAATITIVLLLVFLTSQIKAVGLLGASWLGIELTESALLMISVIILYTMLGGLAAVAWTDTLMVAGMGIGALVMMVQIFTDVSLTEMSERLNAIDPELLNPSTSAPYGESKGSVFLVLPYAFLFTAVLPYMAVRFLAFKPTVKMHQVAIWVAPMGCLLSLVPIVGMYVRIAHPELAEADQAMPVYLATFLHPALAGVITLFILFAMKSTANSLLHTVSSAASHDLRTALFPHSKASGARILWVNRIWVAILGFVGFLMMLYAPPFMLSWLGILGSGTLLAVMIGPVFISSFWQGNGYGALASMLTGLVTSGSFLLFTDVGWVEGPLYGCLASSLVYVTVSRLTQGAPAGAVARSC, from the coding sequence ATGGAAAACTATTCATTTCTGAACTGGGCCCTGCTGCTGGGCTCCTTCGGTGTGCTGATCTTTATCGGCTATCTGTCCAGCCGGGTGGTAAAAGACAGCGATGAAACCGGCTTTCTGGTGGCCGGCCGCAGCCTGGGCCCGTTCGTGGGCGCCGGCACCATAGTGGCCACCGGCTTCAGCGGCTGGGGTTTTATGGGCTCCCCCGGTGTGGCCTATGAGTTCGGCTCGGTGGAAGTGCTGGGCAACTTCTTCTTTGCCCCGGCCATGGTGATTGCGGTGCTGTACTTTGCCCACTTTTTGCGCCGGCGTGCCGAGGAGCTGGGCAGCTGTACCATCCCTGAGTATGTGTCTCAGGTGCACGGCGGCGGCCAGCTGCTGGAGCGTTGGGTCAAGGGCGTGGCAGCCACCATTACCATAGTGCTGCTGCTGGTGTTCCTCACCAGCCAGATCAAGGCGGTGGGTCTGCTGGGGGCGTCCTGGCTGGGGATTGAACTCACCGAAAGCGCCCTGCTGATGATCTCGGTGATCATTCTCTACACCATGCTGGGCGGGCTGGCCGCGGTGGCCTGGACCGACACCCTGATGGTGGCGGGCATGGGCATTGGTGCCCTGGTGATGATGGTGCAAATCTTCACCGACGTGAGCCTGACCGAGATGAGCGAGCGGCTGAACGCCATCGATCCCGAACTGCTTAACCCGAGCACCTCGGCCCCTTACGGTGAGAGCAAGGGCTCGGTATTCCTGGTGCTGCCCTATGCCTTTTTGTTTACCGCCGTGCTGCCCTACATGGCGGTGCGTTTTCTGGCCTTTAAACCGACCGTGAAAATGCACCAGGTGGCCATTTGGGTAGCGCCCATGGGATGCCTGCTGAGTCTGGTACCCATTGTGGGCATGTATGTGCGCATCGCTCACCCCGAGCTGGCGGAAGCGGATCAGGCCATGCCGGTGTATCTGGCGACCTTCCTGCATCCGGCACTGGCGGGGGTGATCACCCTGTTTATTCTGTTCGCCATGAAATCCACCGCCAACTCGCTGCTGCACACGGTGTCGAGCGCCGCGTCCCACGATCTGCGTACCGCGCTGTTTCCCCACAGCAAGGCGTCGGGCGCCCGCATTCTGTGGGTGAACCGCATCTGGGTGGCCATTCTCGGCTTTGTGGGTTTTCTGATGATGCTGTACGCGCCGCCCTTCATGCTGTCGTGGCTGGGCATTCTCGGCTCCGGCACCCTGCTGGCGGTGATGATAGGACCGGTGTTCATCTCCTCCTTCTGGCAGGGCAACGGTTATGGCGCCCTGGCATCCATGCTCACCGGCCTGGTCACCAGCGGCAGCTTCCTGCTGTTTACCGATGTGGGCTGGGTGGAAGGCCCGCTGTATGGCTGTCTGGCGTCTTCTCTTGTCTATGTGACCGTGAGCAGGCTGACACAGGGCGCCCCTGCCGGTGCCGTGGCGCGCAGCTGCTGA
- a CDS encoding methyl-accepting chemotaxis protein has translation MRNNQPVTGRNVELPDGINILSTTSPDSRITYVNRAFTEVCGFQPEELIGQPHNMIRHPDMPPQAFAHMWQTLKAGRSWMGLVKNRCKNGDHYWVSAYVSPIVHNGEVVEYQSVRTKPEPARVAAAERLYARLRAGRRLGSRWGRLGLTLRMALLMLPLTLLAGLGTAALFSAAWLPVLLAAGLTGGLCMLTAAVMLSPLRRLAVRARKQADNPLSRLVYTGREDELGQIDFALAMAQAESVALLGRLSDSAQRLGGHSADLLQEMATGQQLTMRQQAETEQVATAINQMAASIQQVASSAQQAATAAEQARQDSRAGQRLVAGTSESIHALDDEIREASRVIRELESHGQSISTILEVIRGIAEQTNLLALNAAIEAARAGEQGRGFAVVADEVRSLAGRTSESTTDIQNMISQLQQGTRLAVSVMERSREQARHCVDHARQAAGALDGIDQRVQEISEMNMCIATAVEQQSAVSEDINRGVDTIRDAAEHQVATGRHNRQRCDRVAELAEGLNELSRQLWLRRT, from the coding sequence ATGCGCAATAATCAGCCCGTTACCGGGCGCAATGTGGAGTTGCCGGACGGCATCAACATTCTGTCCACCACCAGCCCGGACAGCCGGATCACCTATGTGAACCGGGCCTTTACCGAGGTATGCGGCTTTCAGCCCGAGGAGCTGATCGGCCAGCCGCACAACATGATCCGCCACCCGGACATGCCGCCTCAGGCGTTTGCCCATATGTGGCAGACCCTCAAGGCCGGCCGCTCCTGGATGGGGCTGGTCAAGAACCGGTGCAAGAACGGTGATCACTACTGGGTCAGCGCCTATGTTTCTCCCATCGTGCACAACGGTGAGGTGGTGGAATACCAGTCGGTGCGCACCAAGCCGGAGCCCGCCCGGGTCGCGGCGGCGGAGCGGCTTTACGCCCGGTTGCGGGCGGGCAGGCGTCTGGGCTCCCGCTGGGGGCGGCTGGGCCTGACGTTGCGCATGGCGCTGCTGATGCTGCCGCTCACCCTGCTGGCCGGGCTGGGGACGGCGGCGCTGTTTTCCGCCGCCTGGTTGCCGGTGCTGCTGGCAGCGGGGCTGACCGGGGGGCTGTGCATGCTGACTGCGGCGGTGATGCTCTCGCCCCTGCGCCGGCTGGCGGTCCGGGCGCGAAAGCAGGCCGACAACCCCCTCAGCCGGTTGGTTTATACCGGCCGGGAAGACGAGCTGGGGCAGATTGATTTTGCCCTGGCCATGGCACAGGCCGAGTCGGTTGCCCTGCTCGGACGCTTGTCTGACTCGGCTCAGCGCCTGGGCGGTCACAGCGCCGACTTGTTGCAGGAAATGGCCACCGGTCAGCAACTGACCATGCGCCAGCAGGCCGAAACCGAGCAGGTGGCCACCGCCATCAACCAGATGGCCGCCAGCATTCAGCAGGTGGCGTCAAGCGCCCAGCAGGCTGCCACCGCTGCCGAGCAGGCAAGGCAGGACAGCCGCGCCGGCCAGCGTCTGGTGGCCGGCACCAGCGAGTCCATTCACGCGCTGGATGACGAAATCCGGGAAGCGAGCCGCGTGATTCGAGAGCTGGAAAGCCATGGCCAGAGTATTTCCACCATTCTGGAAGTGATTCGGGGCATTGCCGAGCAGACCAACCTGCTGGCGCTCAATGCCGCCATTGAGGCGGCCCGGGCCGGTGAGCAGGGCCGGGGCTTTGCGGTGGTGGCCGACGAGGTGCGCAGCCTGGCGGGCCGCACCAGCGAGTCGACCACGGACATTCAGAACATGATAAGCCAGCTGCAGCAGGGCACCCGCCTGGCGGTGTCGGTGATGGAGCGCAGCCGGGAGCAGGCCCGGCACTGCGTGGATCATGCCCGGCAGGCGGCGGGCGCGCTGGATGGCATCGATCAGCGGGTGCAGGAAATTTCCGAAATGAACATGTGCATCGCCACCGCGGTGGAGCAGCAAAGCGCGGTCAGCGAGGATATCAACCGGGGCGTTGACACCATACGCGACGCCGCCGAGCACCAGGTGGCCACCGGCCGGCACAACCGTCAGCGCTGCGACCGGGTGGCGGAACTGGCCGAGGGGCTGAACGAGCTGTCACGCCAGCTCTGGCTGCGGCGGACCTGA
- a CDS encoding NAD(P)/FAD-dependent oxidoreductase, translating to MQHIIVAGAGIVGLAVCNALLEQGCRVTLLDANAPGSGTSAGNAGLIADYATMPLSNPDSLRAMLRELTRRQPALSVEPRYLAALGGFGRRFLQAMTSEAFNNNKQTLVDLVSRGTALQKDLLESLNSPGLYQQTGCLQIFRDSAITEQQLAALANAKRRDGVACEALAPKAVLALEPALNAQGLTGGLWYSNTWSLRDPQGLCVRLFRQLQQRGLEYVPSPLDRLEPVENGVQVLTGGQTLGADAVVLCAGLGNQALLAPLGVNLPVVSERGYHLMLDRQQVALNRPVGWLSRYFYATPMDQGIRIAGTTQFARPDAPAAQRRYRHMQEWAASLFGQPVSVSSQWMGVRHSTPDSLPVIGGLPQHKRIILAFGHGHLGLTLAAITGRLVADCVAGRQTDKLHSELSPARFL from the coding sequence ATGCAACATATTATTGTGGCCGGCGCCGGCATTGTGGGGCTGGCCGTTTGCAACGCCCTGCTGGAGCAGGGCTGCCGGGTGACCCTGCTGGACGCCAACGCCCCCGGATCCGGCACCTCTGCCGGCAATGCCGGGCTCATCGCCGACTATGCCACCATGCCGTTGTCCAACCCCGACAGCCTGCGCGCCATGCTGCGGGAGCTGACCCGCCGCCAGCCCGCACTGTCGGTGGAGCCCCGCTACCTGGCCGCCCTCGGCGGCTTTGGCCGGCGCTTTCTGCAGGCCATGACCAGCGAGGCCTTCAACAACAACAAGCAAACCCTGGTGGACCTGGTTTCAAGGGGGACGGCACTGCAAAAAGACCTGCTGGAGAGCCTGAACTCGCCCGGGCTGTACCAGCAAACCGGTTGCCTGCAGATCTTTCGCGATTCGGCGATAACGGAGCAGCAACTGGCTGCCCTGGCCAACGCCAAGCGGCGGGATGGCGTGGCCTGCGAGGCGCTGGCACCGAAGGCCGTGCTGGCACTGGAGCCGGCGCTGAACGCGCAGGGCCTGACCGGCGGGCTCTGGTATTCCAACACCTGGTCCTTGCGCGATCCGCAAGGTCTCTGTGTCCGGCTGTTCCGGCAGTTGCAGCAGCGGGGGCTGGAATATGTACCGTCGCCGCTGGACCGGCTTGAGCCGGTCGAAAACGGGGTGCAGGTGCTGACCGGCGGCCAGACACTCGGTGCCGATGCCGTCGTGCTCTGTGCCGGCCTGGGCAACCAGGCACTGCTGGCCCCCCTTGGCGTGAACCTGCCCGTGGTCAGTGAGCGGGGTTATCACCTGATGCTGGACCGGCAACAGGTGGCGCTGAACCGGCCCGTGGGCTGGCTTTCCCGCTACTTTTACGCCACTCCCATGGACCAGGGCATTCGCATCGCCGGCACCACCCAGTTTGCCCGGCCCGATGCCCCCGCCGCGCAGCGCCGCTACCGACACATGCAGGAATGGGCCGCCAGCCTGTTTGGCCAGCCGGTGTCGGTGTCGTCACAGTGGATGGGGGTGCGCCACAGCACGCCGGACTCCCTGCCGGTGATAGGCGGGTTACCGCAACACAAACGCATCATACTGGCCTTTGGCCATGGCCACCTGGGCCTGACCCTGGCCGCCATTACCGGCCGGCTGGTAGCCGACTGCGTGGCAGGCCGGCAGACGGACAAGCTGCACTCTGAGCTCTCGCCCGCGCGTTTTCTGTAA
- a CDS encoding sodium:solute symporter family protein, translating into MHYLDVAGLLAYFILLGYIGYRSIKKVNSSDDFAVAGNRIIWPVLFATLAASFLGGGASMGRAGQAFDHGYAFMFAASAFPIATVLTGIFIAPRLKRYIGAQTVGDIMEYHFGRYSRLITGIFSLIFCVGILGAQALAVGTVFNAILGIDITTGILLGMGVVLLYSTIGGMWAVIQTDVVQFLMLAIFMPVTLLIGVHEVGGAEALIARLPEGHFSIMGDYGPGMFLSLFIAFLLGETLVPPYTQRALSAPDSRHAKIGYTISGLFGFLFYFVSSTIGLVAFILYPNISPDLAMPELIRSALPLGITGLVLASLLAVVMSTADSYLNSATVIFVRDIYQGFINPEVDERKKLWIERLMNLLIGAGAIVFALYATSIIDALLLSYSLWAPTILVPFVLGVLLDLKCSKSAIGAILAGALITLVWKWGPWPLADVTGLSALVAGVSANLLTFFIIYHICKSRRGKLHTANDWARS; encoded by the coding sequence GACGACTTTGCCGTGGCCGGCAACCGCATCATCTGGCCCGTGCTGTTTGCCACCCTGGCCGCCTCTTTTCTCGGTGGCGGCGCCTCCATGGGCCGGGCCGGCCAGGCCTTTGATCACGGCTATGCCTTTATGTTTGCCGCCAGCGCTTTTCCCATCGCCACCGTGCTGACCGGCATCTTCATCGCTCCCCGGCTGAAGCGCTATATCGGCGCCCAGACCGTGGGGGATATCATGGAATACCACTTCGGTCGCTACTCCCGGCTGATCACCGGTATCTTTTCACTGATTTTCTGCGTGGGTATTCTGGGTGCCCAGGCCCTGGCCGTGGGTACCGTGTTCAACGCCATTCTCGGTATCGATATCACCACCGGCATTTTGCTGGGCATGGGGGTGGTGTTGCTGTATTCCACCATCGGCGGCATGTGGGCGGTAATCCAGACCGACGTGGTGCAGTTTTTGATGCTGGCCATCTTTATGCCGGTAACCCTGCTGATTGGGGTGCATGAAGTGGGCGGTGCCGAAGCCCTGATCGCCCGCCTGCCCGAGGGCCATTTCAGCATCATGGGCGATTACGGCCCGGGCATGTTCCTGAGCCTGTTTATCGCCTTTTTGCTGGGTGAGACCCTGGTGCCTCCCTATACCCAGCGGGCGCTGTCGGCCCCGGACTCCCGCCATGCCAAAATTGGCTATACCATCTCCGGGCTGTTCGGCTTTTTGTTTTACTTCGTCAGCTCCACCATTGGCCTGGTTGCCTTTATTCTCTACCCGAACATCAGCCCGGATCTGGCCATGCCCGAGCTGATCCGTAGCGCCCTGCCCCTGGGCATTACCGGCCTGGTGCTCGCCTCACTGCTGGCGGTGGTGATGTCGACCGCCGATTCCTACCTCAACTCGGCCACGGTGATCTTTGTACGGGATATCTACCAGGGCTTTATCAACCCCGAGGTGGATGAACGGAAAAAGCTGTGGATTGAACGCCTGATGAACCTGCTGATCGGCGCCGGTGCCATAGTGTTTGCCCTTTATGCCACCTCCATTATCGACGCCCTGCTGCTCAGCTACTCTCTGTGGGCCCCCACCATTCTGGTGCCCTTTGTGCTGGGTGTGCTGCTGGATCTGAAATGCAGCAAATCGGCCATCGGCGCCATTCTCGCCGGTGCCCTGATCACCCTGGTGTGGAAATGGGGCCCCTGGCCACTGGCCGACGTCACCGGGCTCTCGGCGCTGGTAGCCGGCGTCTCCGCCAACCTGCTGACCTTCTTTATCATCTACCACATCTGCAAGTCCCGTCGGGGCAAGCTGCACACCGCCAACGACTGGGCAAGGAGCTGA